caaacatctcatcctctgtctccctcttctccttctgccttcaatctttcccagcataaggacTCTTGCTAAAATACTGATCTGACTGATACTCCACTCAGACTCTAATGATTTCTCACTGCTTACGGCACGAAGTTTGAAAATCCTTGGCGTGAAATACAAGAGTTTTACAAACTGGCCCCGTCAGATCTCTCTAGCCCAAAGCCACTTCCTACTCCCTTTCTACTCCTGGCTTCTTCCTACATCTTACACTCTGGTTGTCCAGAATTTTGAAATTTACCTGAAGATACCAGATTGTTTGAAATCTCTGAAATTCAGTATATGTTTTTTCTGCTTGAAATGACTTTTTGTCTCGTCCTTACTGAAAGCCAACATACATGTTTTTGGCCTCTCCCCCATAAgcccacttaaaaaaataacttttataaaagaatagcgatgcagaaaacaaatttatggttaccaggggggaaatggggggagagataaattggaagattgggactgacatatatacagtgtgtgtgtatatgtgtgagtcGAATCAGTCAAGTCCAACattttgcgaccctacagactgtagcccgccaggctcttctgtccacagggattctccaggcaagaatactggagtgggttgctgtgccctcctccagtggatctttccaacccagggatcgaacccaggtctctcatattgcaggcggattctttaccaactgagctactagggaagcccccacatacacattactatatataaaattataactaataaggacctattgttcagcacagggaactctacttagtactctgtaataacttttatgggaaaagaacctgaaaaagagtagatatatgtgtatgtataacagattcactctactgtacatctgaaactaacacaacattataaatcaaccacactccaataaaacttttttaaaaaagaaaaaaaattacaattactTTTTtcacaagatttaaaaaaaaatagtggccTGTGATCTAGTAATGtatgtggtttagtcgctcagtcatgttcaactctttgtaacctgatggattgtagtcctccaggctcctctgtccatggggctttcccaggcaagaatactggagtgggttgccatgcccctctccaggggatcttcccaatctgggtctcccacactgcaggtggtctccttaccaactgagccactagggaaatcccgACCCTGGTTATAGTGAATTGAATTTGGATCAATAACAATACCTTTTAGCAGCTGACAGTTGTACATGCTTTGGGTCCCATTTGACAGCAATTGCAACCAATTTCCTCTTGGATGGTAGCTCGCATTGACAACTTTAAACAGCTCATAGGGAGGGACCAAGACCTTCTTGAGAGACAAGTCTTGTAGTGGTGCCCCCAGGCAGGTCAACATGGTAAGTAGAGTTTGGTTCCCAAATCTCTGTGCCTGTTCTCTGGCTGGGGAGGTGGAGAGGAACTGGCCAAAGCGAACGATGGCACCCACGGGGGCTTGCAAGTAAACGCCCTTCAACTCATGGTGCACCTCGTAACACAGAGAGTCTTTCCTCGAGATAATCTCTTTCCTCAGCAGCTGGATTGCTGAGGTCAGGAAGTAGTGTAGATATTTGAAATGGAATGAATGTCTATACTGCTGCGGAGACCCAGCAGCACTGGCCATGGCTCTGGAGAAGTCTAAGTGAACTCTGTTGTCCGATAAATAAACCAAGACAGCCACAGCATGTGTAGTAGTCATGTTCCTGGGGAGAGGTTTTTCTTGGTTCAGCCAGTtaaagtttgtttgtttccagGCCTTGCGGTAAT
This genomic stretch from Cervus elaphus chromosome 22, mCerEla1.1, whole genome shotgun sequence harbors:
- the ART4 gene encoding ecto-ADP-ribosyltransferase 4 gives rise to the protein MELRGQRSTVHTNKCCPLTNRRRRILLANTAAPAVRIWLVRGQLLLLLLCPALQRPAIAVKIDFDLAPNSFDDQYRGCSQQVMEMLLQGDYFTEELESNKDYRKAWKQTNFNWLNQEKPLPRNMTTTHAVAVLVYLSDNRVHLDFSRAMASAAGSPQQYRHSFHFKYLHYFLTSAIQLLRKEIISRKDSLCYEVHHELKGVYLQAPVGAIVRFGQFLSTSPAREQAQRFGNQTLLTMLTCLGAPLQDLSLKKVLVPPYELFKVVNASYHPRGNWLQLLSNGTQSMYNCQLLKASSRKCIPTPLVIASLSFLTSVIISSKSGA